A region of Necator americanus strain Aroian chromosome I, whole genome shotgun sequence DNA encodes the following proteins:
- a CDS encoding hypothetical protein (NECATOR_CHRI.G481.T2), whose translation MRVLLLVLLLALCANCAIGDDFGQRIKKVFGKIKTALNTTTLQRVHEKFKKFGEKLKAKLTLSPEQKARLQELLKKIVPIKKDHVQKDGDSIEEINTKKKIGEFLFQSDIVLTEEQANEIVDVDNSGNRTKRQAFRDGNYPRTIWSTGVNFFFDPSAGPDIQRIFKKGAALWQKDTCIDFRMDNRAPNRIRVFREDGCWSFVGNLNRQQDLSLGKGCETVAIAAHEIGHALGFFHTQSRHDRDDFIVFNPQNVKVILDPLPSSSVNGGITMMPRDPRYTETLGSPFISFYELLMLNAHYRCLERCDKATSAKCMMGGFPHPRDCSRCVCPSGYGGRLCNERPPGCGGTLEAKPQYQVLLDEVGDTKAGKQAREDMTTCTYWIKAPVGSRIEVKIADLSRGLAVDGCSYWGVEIKTHADQRLTGYRFCAPEDVGVTLVSKFHVVPIITYNRFYATQVKLQYRIVSSAPPRG comes from the exons ATGAGAGTACTCCTCCTCGTTCTACTGTTGGCCCTGTGCGCGAACTGTGCGATCGGCGACGATTTTGgtcagagaataaaaaaagtgttcggGAAGATCAAAACA GCTCTGAACACCACAACTCTTCAAAGAGTTCatgagaaattcaaaaagttcgGAGAAAAACTCAAGGCGAAGTTAACTCTTTCTCCGGAACAAAAAGCACGACTGCAGGAGTTGTTGAAG AAAATAGTTCCCATCAAAAAGGATCACGTTCAAAAGGATGGTGATTCAATTGAAGAAATCAAtactaagaagaaaattggagaATTTTTGTTCCAAAGCGACATTGTTTTGACAGA AGAACAGGCCAACGAAATCGTCGACGTCGACAACAGTGGCAACCGCACCAAGCGTCAGGCCTTCCGTGATGGCAATTATCCCCGTACAATATGGTCAACTGGGGTAAACTTCTTCTTCGATCCTAGTGCAG GTCCTGATATCCAAAGAATCTTCAAGAAGGGCGCAGCACTCTGGCAGAAGGACACATGCATTGATTTCCGAATGGACAATAGAG CTCCGAACCGGATTCGAGTATTCCGAGAAGACGGTTGTTGGTCTTTTGTTGGCAATCTAAACCGTCAACAAGATTTATCTCTGGGAAAAGGATGTGAAACG GTAGCAATTGCTGCACACGAAATCGGCCATGCACTTGGTTTCTTCCACACGCAATCGAGACACGATCGGGACGacttcattgttttcaatCCGCAAAATGTCAAGGTTATATTAGACCCGTTACCAAG CTCTTCGGTAAACGGTGGAATCACAATGATGCCGAGAGACCCGAGATACACAGAAACTCTCGGCTCGCCGTTTATATCTTTCTACGAACTGCTTATGCTGAACGCACATTACCGTTGCTTAG AAAGATGTGACAAAGCCACTTCTGCAAAATGTATGATGGGAGGTTTTCCTCACCCTCGAGACTGCTCCAGATGCGTGTGTCCAAGTGGCTACGGAGGCCGGCTATGCAACGAAAGG CCCCCTGGATGTGGAGGTACGCTTGAGGCCAAACCCCAGTACCAAGTCCTTCTTGACGAGGTTGGCGATACTAAGGCGGGAAAGCAAGCGAGAGAAGATATGACCACATGCACATATTGGATTAAG GCCCCAGTTGGGTCAAggattgaagtgaaaatcGCGGATCTTTCACGCGGTCTCGCTGTGGATGGATGCTCCTACTGGGGAGTGGAAATTAAGACCCATGCTGATCAACGCCTCACTGGCTACAG GTTCTGTGCTCCAGAGGATGTTGGGGTCACATTGGTATCAAAGTTCCACGTTGTTCCGATAATAACGTACAACAGATTTTACGCAACTCAAGTCAAATTACAGTACCGTATCG TTTCGTCAGCCCCACCGCGAGGATGA
- a CDS encoding hypothetical protein (NECATOR_CHRI.G480.T1) translates to MRLLLLVLLLAVWVNCAIADDFGQRIKKVFGKIKTALNATTLQRVHEKFKKFGEKLKAKLTLSPEQQARLQELLKKIVPIKKDHVQKDGDSIEEINTKKKIGEFLFQSDIVLTEEQANEIVDVDNSGNRTKRQAFRDGNYPRTIWSTGVNFFFDPSAGPDIQRIFKKGAALWQKDTCIDFRMDNRAPNRIRVFREDGCWSFVGNLNRQQDLSLGEGCETVGIAAHEIGHALGFFHTQSRHDRDDFIVFNPRNVKPDWLDQFTKETENTNYNYGLPYDYGNIMHYGASSSSVNGEVTMMPKDPKYIETLGSPFVSFYELLMLNAHYRCLERCDKATSAKCMMGGFPHPRDCSRCVCPSGYGGRLCNERPPGCGGTLEAKPQYQVLFDEVGDAKAGKQAREDMTTCTYWIRAPVGSRIEVKIADLSRGLAVDGCTYWGVEIKTHADQRLTGYRFCAPEDVGVTLVSKFHVVPIVAYNRFYATQFKLQYRIAPQRG, encoded by the exons ATGAGACTGCTCCTCCTCGTTCTACTGTTGGCCGTGTGGGTAAACTGTGCGATTGCGGACGATTTCGgtcagagaataaaaaaagtgttcggGAAGATCAAAACA GCTCTGAACGCCACAACTCTTCAAAGAGTTCatgagaaattcaaaaagttcgGAGAAAAACTCAAGGCGAAGTTAACTCTTTCTCCGGAACAACAAGCACGACTGCAGGAGTTGTTGAAG AAAATAGTTCCCATCAAAAAGGATCACGTTCAAAAGGATGGTGATTCAATTGAAGAAATCAAtactaagaagaaaattggagaATTTTTGTTCCAAAGCGACATTGTTTTGACAGA AGAACAGGCCAACGAAATCGTCGACGTCGACAACAGTGGCAACCGCACCAAGCGTCAGGCCTTCCGTGATGGCAATTATCCCCGTACAATATGGTCAACTGGGGTAAACTTCTTCTTCGATCCTAGTGCAG GTCCTGATATCCAAAGAATCTTCAAGAAGGGCGCAGCACTCTGGCAGAAGGACACATGCATTGATTTCCGAATGGACAATAGAG CTCCGAACCGGATTCGAGTATTCCGAGAAGACGGTTGTTGGTCTTTTGTTGGCAATCTAAACCGTCAACAAGATTTATCTCTGGGAGAAGGATGTGAAACG GTAGGAATTGCTGCACACGAAATCGGCCATGCTCTGGGTTTCTTCCACACGCAATCAAGGCACGATAGGGACGacttcattgttttcaatCCGCGAAATGTCAAG CCGGACTGGCTGGATCAATTCACcaaagaaactgaaaacacCAACTACAACTATGGACTACCATACGACTACGGAAATATAATGCACTACGGAGCTAGCAG CTCTTCGGTAAACGGTGAAGTCACAATGATGCCAAAAGACCCGAAATACATAGAAACTCTCGGCTCGCCGTTTGTATCCTTCTACGAACTTCTCATGCTGAACGCACATTACCGTTGCTTAG AAAGATGTGACAAAGCCACTTCTGCAAAATGTATGATGGGAGGTTTTCCTCACCCTCGAGACTGCTCCAGATGCGTGTGTCCAAGTGGCTACGGAGGCCGGCTATGCAACGAAAGG CCCCCTGGATGTGGAGGTACGCTCGAGGCAAAACCCCAGTACCAAGTACTTTTTGACGAGGTTGGCGATGCTAAGGCGGGAAAGCAAGCGAGAGAAGATATGACCACATGCACATATTGGATTAGG GCCCCGGTTGGGTCAAggattgaagtgaaaattGCGGATCTCTCACGCGGTCTCGCTGTGGATGGATGCACCTACTGGGGAGTGGAAATTAAGACCCATGCCGATCAACGCCTCACTGGCTACAG GTTCTGTGCTCCAGAGGATGTTGGGGTCACATTGGTATCAAAGTTCCACGTTGTTCCAATAGTAGCGTACAACAGATTTTACGCAACTCAATTCAAATTGCAGTACCGTATCG CTCCACAGCGAGGATGA
- a CDS encoding hypothetical protein (NECATOR_CHRI.G480.T2), translated as MQKTSVNSTYTPKWLCSASDGAYTASNTEFEDMSQKCMPAAARSFKHDNARSNIARMSKAKLMKFGWTILPHPPYSPDLAPSYYHLFSYLQRHLGGQDFQTRDDIKKTLEQCFKEKSPAFWSKGIYDLPKRWQKIPSSLIVGMRLLLLVLLLAVWVNCAIADDFGQRIKKVFGKIKTALNATTLQRVHEKFKKFGEKLKAKLTLSPEQQARLQELLKKIVPIKKDHVQKDGDSIEEINTKKKIGEFLFQSDIVLTEEQANEIVDVDNSGNRTKRQAFRDGNYPRTIWSTGVNFFFDPSAGPDIQRIFKKGAALWQKDTCIDFRMDNRAPNRIRVFREDGCWSFVGNLNRQQDLSLGEGCETVGIAAHEIGHALGFFHTQSRHDRDDFIVFNPRNVKPDWLDQFTKETENTNYNYGLPYDYGNIMHYGASSSSVNGEVTMMPKDPKYIETLGSPFVSFYELLMLNAHYRCLERCDKATSAKCMMGGFPHPRDCSRCVCPSGYGGRLCNERPPGCGGTLEAKPQYQVLFDEVGDAKAGKQAREDMTTCTYWIRAPVGSRIEVKIADLSRGLAVDGCTYWGVEIKTHADQRLTGYRFCAPEDVGVTLVSKFHVVPIVAYNRFYATQFKLQYRIAPQRG; from the exons ATGCAGAAGACGTCTGTGAACTCAACGTACACGCCAAAATGGTTATGCTCTGCATCTGATGGAGCGTACACTGCGTCGAATACTG aatttgaagacaTGTCTCAAAAATGCATGCCCGCAGCAGCGCGAAGTTTCAAGCACGACAACGCTCGGTCGAACATTGCAAGAATGAGCAAAGCCAAACTAATGAAATTCGGTTGGACCATTTTACCACACCCACCGTATTCCCCAGACCTGGCCCCCTCGTATTATcaccttttttcctatctccaACGTCATCTGGGTGGTCAAGACTTCCAAACCcgcgacgacatcaaaaagACACTCGAGCAGTGCTTCAAGGAGAAGTCCCCAGCATTCTGGAGCAAGGGCATCTACGATCTGCCTAAGCGTTGGCAGAAGATCCCCTCCTCCCTTATCGTTGG GATGAGACTGCTCCTCCTCGTTCTACTGTTGGCCGTGTGGGTAAACTGTGCGATTGCGGACGATTTCGgtcagagaataaaaaaagtgttcggGAAGATCAAAACA GCTCTGAACGCCACAACTCTTCAAAGAGTTCatgagaaattcaaaaagttcgGAGAAAAACTCAAGGCGAAGTTAACTCTTTCTCCGGAACAACAAGCACGACTGCAGGAGTTGTTGAAG AAAATAGTTCCCATCAAAAAGGATCACGTTCAAAAGGATGGTGATTCAATTGAAGAAATCAAtactaagaagaaaattggagaATTTTTGTTCCAAAGCGACATTGTTTTGACAGA AGAACAGGCCAACGAAATCGTCGACGTCGACAACAGTGGCAACCGCACCAAGCGTCAGGCCTTCCGTGATGGCAATTATCCCCGTACAATATGGTCAACTGGGGTAAACTTCTTCTTCGATCCTAGTGCAG GTCCTGATATCCAAAGAATCTTCAAGAAGGGCGCAGCACTCTGGCAGAAGGACACATGCATTGATTTCCGAATGGACAATAGAG CTCCGAACCGGATTCGAGTATTCCGAGAAGACGGTTGTTGGTCTTTTGTTGGCAATCTAAACCGTCAACAAGATTTATCTCTGGGAGAAGGATGTGAAACG GTAGGAATTGCTGCACACGAAATCGGCCATGCTCTGGGTTTCTTCCACACGCAATCAAGGCACGATAGGGACGacttcattgttttcaatCCGCGAAATGTCAAG CCGGACTGGCTGGATCAATTCACcaaagaaactgaaaacacCAACTACAACTATGGACTACCATACGACTACGGAAATATAATGCACTACGGAGCTAGCAG CTCTTCGGTAAACGGTGAAGTCACAATGATGCCAAAAGACCCGAAATACATAGAAACTCTCGGCTCGCCGTTTGTATCCTTCTACGAACTTCTCATGCTGAACGCACATTACCGTTGCTTAG AAAGATGTGACAAAGCCACTTCTGCAAAATGTATGATGGGAGGTTTTCCTCACCCTCGAGACTGCTCCAGATGCGTGTGTCCAAGTGGCTACGGAGGCCGGCTATGCAACGAAAGG CCCCCTGGATGTGGAGGTACGCTCGAGGCAAAACCCCAGTACCAAGTACTTTTTGACGAGGTTGGCGATGCTAAGGCGGGAAAGCAAGCGAGAGAAGATATGACCACATGCACATATTGGATTAGG GCCCCGGTTGGGTCAAggattgaagtgaaaattGCGGATCTCTCACGCGGTCTCGCTGTGGATGGATGCACCTACTGGGGAGTGGAAATTAAGACCCATGCCGATCAACGCCTCACTGGCTACAG GTTCTGTGCTCCAGAGGATGTTGGGGTCACATTGGTATCAAAGTTCCACGTTGTTCCAATAGTAGCGTACAACAGATTTTACGCAACTCAATTCAAATTGCAGTACCGTATCG CTCCACAGCGAGGATGA